The nucleotide sequence TGTTAATGTGTTATAATGCTTAAAGATTACAAAGAACAGAATGGAACATTCTTTGCTCTTCCCCCAAGAGAAATCTGTTGCTGTGCGTTGTTCAGCCTTCGGGCCGAGAGTGCCATCTCACAGTGTTTCAGCAGATAGCTGCCAGCAGAGAATAATAACACTAGCAGTGTTATCTGCTGACACGAAGGATAGGAATACACTTAAAGCCTAGAATTGGCTTCTTGCCTCTTGTTAAGGCACCAAAAGCCAGGCTTACTGACAACTTCCCTGAGACACACTCGCTTACTCTAGCACtattccaatttctctatatgGTGGTATTGCTATATTTCCTTCAagccttttgtctttttataataatatcaccactcattttttttttttgcatcgtTGAGACTAAAGGAACAAGAAGAAGTACAGATCAGGGGATGTTGACCTGAGATCTGTGGACCCCAACATAAATGGGCTTCAGGCCAGTCTTGAACCAGACCCCTGCCCTCTCAGAATGAGGGAGAGGCCTTGATTTCTTTAGGCTCCGTGtagattaaaaagtagaaatgccTAAAGAGAGCTAGCAAAGcagtttatttttaactattaactATAACAAGTGAGCACTTTTAATACAAATCAATATAATGTAACATGACTGTGCAAAATATAGGATATTTATGGTGTTTACTAAAAATACTAATTCAGAGTGTGTTTCAGGTAGTTTGTCCAATCATGGGTCACAAGATTCAGGTTGTCTGGTGAATGCTTTACGTTCTTCAATCCTCAGAGTGTGCTTTCGTGAGTGTATGTGTAACCTCATTTGAAAAAGAAGTTTCATAGTCAAAAGGTGAGGATTTCTGGGAATGCCAATCCCTGGCCACATACCACCCCCTCTGCCCTCGTTCTTCTCTTCACTCAGGCCTTTCTGGGAGACTCTGCCCTGCCATCGACTGCAAACTTTTATTCTTGTTGGTTCATTTCCCAGGTTTTATTATTAGATTCTCCAAGCAGTCCATTTTcaaaaaaaggttaagaacctACTCGTCTCAAAAATCACCTGATAAAACCCAGACCAATGAACAGAACTTTTCATTTTTGCAATTCAGAATGCTCTttcttaaactataaaatattttagccttGCAATTTAACTTAATATTAAAACTCTTTAAGATGacttgctgttttctttttttaaaaaaaaaattgtagtaatCTTGAGATTCttcttggatttttcttttttatttgtctctttcCTATCCCTGCTCTCAAGAATACCTGAGGTTAAAAACAGTACATTGATCACCCTAAACTGGCAGTGGTCTAAAGCTCACCTTGCAATTCTGCAACTGTGTGACCCAAGAAAGCACTATCCCTCTGTGGCCCTCAGTCCTGCATCCCTAAGGGATGGTTTATTTCCCTTTCTCAAGTCCCTTTTAGCTTTAAAagaccatgatttttttttttaatctccctctCTGCCTTTGGCGAAGTGCCTCCAGAATATTTTAATACCTAAGCTCCAAAGCTATGGTCCTGGTATATTGGTCTAGTcccttagaaataaaagaaaacaaaacacttgcTTACCTTACAACCAAAAGCAACACTTAATAGACATAggatcagatttatttttttcattgaccTGGTGGCAATGAAGTGTTTACTTTGCTGTCATGGTGAACAGTGAGTGCCAAGTAAACTCAAATTAGTAcagcagtttaaaaataaaggaaaatctaatttttttttttttttttttttttttttgctccgtTGCTGGATACAGAGCTGCACAGCTAAGTTAGGACACTAGATGGCGACATAAGCGCATCACATAACACATTTCCTTGATTGGGCCCACATTAGAATCCTAATGATTGAGGCCAGAACAGGTTAATGCCATAGTTAAAGAAACAAAGTCAAACACAATCAGGTGTTGGAGCGTTAGCTAATACTCTGAATGTGTTCAGCAGCCCAACTGGAAGAAAAGATTGTTAAACCTGAAATTAATTTATCCTACTGTTGAGAGTATCTTCAAGCTAATTCTTGGGGCGAGAGTGGGCAATAAACACGTGTCTCTCATAAAATGTATCTAATTCCTACATTCCCCtccatttttggttttcatttttttaaaaatagcaattgtTTGGGATGGAGTGTGCCTCACATATATTATTCATTAACCCAGTACTATATTCTTCTCAGGAATGTGAGCCCTAAGAAGACACTGACATTTTAAAGGGGAAATGGCCGACTTACTGTAAGCTGTTGGCTGGGCCATTATTGACTGGCGGGCTCAACTGGAAGCACTTTGGTGGTGGATTAGGTTGCCCTGGAAATGCCTTCTTGAAACTCTAATGATGCACTTAAGGGAGCCCTCTGGAACAGGAGTAAGATGTCTTTTAGCAGGCGTGTCTTCCACCAGAGTTCTCTTGGGATGagttgggagggggtggggacccGTCCAAAGAGATGCTCAGTAAGGAAACAGCCCCAGAAAAAGGTTGCAGGTAGCGATTTCTTGCAGGTAAGCTAAGATAATGACTTACTGAAGTCAACTGTGGGCTTTCTGTGGGTGCCAGTGCTTCCTATCTTTATTCTGAAAGAGCTTCATGAATTCCAGAGGGAAAGAGATTTgtttaggtatttatttatttgctgggggtggtggtggcagagagaggaaggaggagagaaaagggagggcGTTTGAGTGATACGGTTTTAatcaaaggattaaaaaaaaaaaactcttaataGTTTGAACATTGGGGTCattcaatgtaatttttttgtacCATGAGCTTTAGAGGGGAAATTTGCCCTTCAGTAGAAATTCAGTATATGTGGAAAGGGCTTGTGCGTagatttttcaaaggaagactcACTTGTGTTTGTCTcacccctggggtgggggctattgctggggggtgggggggcggtgcTGCCGGAGGTAAAAGCAGGGAAGGGCGGGCAAAGAAAGGCCCTTGCGAACTCCAGGCTCGCGGACAGGACGGGGAGGGACGTGGCTGCAGCGCTGCGTCCCCGCCCCAGCCCGGGCGCCCGGCAGCCGCATGCCCACCGCCAGAGCGCGGCGTCCCCGTGCAGTCCTGGCAACCTGTCACCGAGGAGGACGTGACTCGGAGCTGCCTCCGCTTTCTCCAAGCCATATTCCTTTAAGATGATGTAATAGTCATTTCCCTGGATGGTGTCTTGCCTGCACTGCTGAAACAACAGCAACCGAACTGCGCTGGGAACTGTAGAGCCACCCAGCTCCGCCGCCAGAGAAGCCGGAGCCGCGAGCCCCCCGCCGGCATCTCCGCGCTGCGGCGGCCTCCGGCGTCCACCGGCTCCCGCCTGCCCGGGAACATGGGAGTCCGTTTGCCCTTGCCGGCAGGTGGGGTGGCTACCTGGGACCCCAGCAGGGCACGTCTCTTTGTCGTTCTGCTTCTGGGCTTTCTAAAAAGCTTCTAAGTCCCGGTACCTCTTgcaactctcttttcttttaaggatCCTTTCTCAAGGTTTgcgttttttttgtttgttttttgtttttcctggagaaGCTTtgcttgaatatttttctctgctttactTCTTCAACCCAATCTCCTCTCATCACGGTTTAACTTTTTGGTGACTTGTTTTAACTTGAGATTGGGAgtgaatacatacatacatataaatatacatttatataaatacacacacacatatatatatataaattattttcaaagagcACATATTTCTGGCACTTTTCATTGATACCTCTGTCCTTTACCTGTTTGGGATTTGACAAGATCCAGACTCAGTGTGGCTGTGGATTCTGATTGCTTTACAAATGGTTATTTCTTCACGAGAACTGGGTCTCCAGCACTCACTAAGGTAAGCTGTAAGACTAATTGCTTTTCCTGTccagctgggaaaaaaaaaaagattccctttTAGAAGTTGAAAATTgcatattcctttttattgcagaatTGCAAATAGACCTGTTTTCAATACTAATTACTGGAGACAGAGGCTTATGGATAAACGTGTAGACACAAAATAGCATGAGAGAAGCTATGATTTAGTTGGAGAATGGCTGAAATCAGTAGTTCTAGGACtgcttatgtaaaaaaaaaactctccccccctctcctttcttcttccctccctccctctctctcttctctccagagGACTCTCTCTTTCTGACTCATTCTGGGtttgaggaaataattttttctcttttccttcagaTGGACATCTGAATAGCTGGGGACTTGGCCTGCCTTGCCTACTGAGCTTGCTGGAAGATTGGATGCAGATGAGTTGATTGTATGCCATGAATTAATAGCTCACCACCAGCCAGGGTTTAAACTACTTTTTCAGCATCACTTCACCTGTGGACTCTTATAAATTTTGCTTTCCTGGGGAAAAACTGGGGTAAGAGGAGGTCATTTTTAACAAGTTAGCATTCTTTTCCCTTCCTGACAAGTTGATGCAAAGCATAAGGCTGTGACTCCATTGGATTTCACCTTTAAATCAAaataggagaagaagaaagagacaatGGCTCTCAGTGGAAACTGTAGTCGTTATTATCCTCGAGAACAAGGGGCCACAGTTCCCAACTCCTTCCCTGAGGTTGTAGAGCTGAATGTCGGGGGTCAAGTTTATTTCACTCGCCATTCCACATTAGTAAGCATCCCTCATTCCCTCCTGTGGAAAATGTTTTCCCCAAAGAGAGACATGGCTAATGATCTAGCCAAGGACTCCAAGGGAAGGTTTTTCATTGACAGGGATGGATTCTTGTTCCGTTACATTCTGGACTATCTCAGGGACAGGCAGGTGGTTCTGCCTGATCACTTTCCAGAAAAAGGAAGACTGAAAAGGGAAGCTGAGTACTTCCAGCTCCCAGACTTGGTCAAACTCCTGACCCCCGATGAAATCAAGCAAAGCCCGGAAGAATTCTGCCACAGTGACTTTGAGGATGCCTCCCAGGGGAGTGATACGAGAATCTGCCCCCCTTCCTCACTGCTCCCTGCCGACCGCAAGTGGGGTTTCATTACTGTGGGTTACAGGGGATCCTGCACCTTGGGCAGAGAGGGACAGGCAGATGCCAAGTTTCGGAGAGTTCCCAGGATTCTGGTTTGTGGAAGGATTTCCTTGGCAAAGGAAGTCTTTGGAGAAACTTTGAATGAAAGCAGAGACCCTGATAGAGCCCCAGAAAGATACACCTCCAGATTTTATCTCAAATTCAAGCATCTGGAAAGGGCTTTTGATATGTTGTCAGAGTGTGGATTCCACATGGTGGCCTGTAACTCATCAGTGACAGCATCTTTCATCAACCAATATACAGACGACAAGATCTGGTCAAGCTACACTGAATATGTCTTCTACCGTAAGTACAAAgggttcttttaatttttcatgtgtgTCAATTCTCTTTCCCAGGTGTATATGGTCCATGTGTTCTGTCAATATCTAAGGAATATGATTTGGGGTTGTTTTTACTCTCGAATTATAGCTAGAGTATTTGAGGTTATAATTCAGCTCTTGTGTCTTACCTAAAGCAACTTTTACCCATTTTTCCAATGAAGTCACAGAATATTCAAAGGCCTCAAAAATCACAAGATGCAAATGATACTCGTATAGgcaatatgtaaaatgaaaacaagtatgtatgtctttttttgcCAGATATTAAATTGGGAAGATAAGGTTTATGGTTACAACCTGGCTGTTGGTCCATGGGAGCTTGGTAGACTCAGCGTGGATGAAGTACTGCTGTTTATTCATTTAGCTGAACTTTAGGGTCTATTCTGCTGGTTGCTAAAGACTTGCTTTTATCAGGGGCTTTGAAAACACAAATGGACGTTGCACTGAATGACGTGGTCTTGGCTAGATGGCAGTACAGACTGCTGAAAGGCCCCTTTTCTCCCCCACCAAGTCTGAAATTTGCTTTTATGGACTTTACAAATCTGCTATTTGATTCTTTAGCATTTTGTATTGACACTTGAGCTGCATTGCAGACTTAATTAAGCTGAACTTTTAACTCTTAAGAGCTATCTAAAAGTAATTAGATCCTTGAGAATTGTCAATCACATCAAACACCTTCAGACAGCTGAGGTGATAGAATTACTGACATAAAAGGAAACCAGacagaatggaaagaaaacaattatactGAAGCCCTTTAAAATAAGGGATTCTTAGAGGTCAGCTCATTTGCTTAAATTGATGTATGGTACAGTTTGCCTCATTTTGTGAAATGGCATTATTCTAAGCTATAAACTGTGAGCCATTGGTCTCTGAAAGGAAACAGTTAATCAGCCTGTACTGTTCGGTGCTTGATTTAACTGCTGATTTTCAACAGGCCTGGGAGTTGGGCGAAGTGAATTCCACAAGAAATATGTTTCCAGTGTTAACATTCGATTTCCTCTATTCTTATTCTGAAGCAAATCCAGAATTCAAGattaaaatgtccaattttctttaaacataaaagtAGGACTAAATTTCTTGGACTAGTCTTTTTCCCTACAGTCGAGTTGATTCATTTGGTGATGGTGCTGGGAACCTTGGTGATGAGGTCAGTGGGCAGCTGAGTTGTGCTCTCCTGGGTTATCACACATTTGGTTTTTAGAAGTGAAGACACATGAATTGCATAGACAGAACAgcctatgaagaaaaatgaaatcagctGTCAGTTCAGCAGTGTATTGATGTGCAGTAACAAACATTTGGTCTAATAATCCCATCTATGGCTTTGATCTATAATCTGTATCTTCCTCTATGCTAGAGCTTAATCTCGAGATACTGCTTTCCTCCTTCTGGAGGATTTCCCACTAGTCTAGAGATAAGACTGGCTTTTTAGCTTTCCATAAAGGAATCTGACATTATCTGTGATTCTGAAGAACAAATATCGTCTCCAAACTTTTTGGGAAAATGCATCTCTTAGAGATAGTTCAGATGTCAGTTTGATGTTACCATGTTCTCCAGTttctaatatttgaaaacatagcATCTCAAGAAGCTAtagccaaataaatgaaaaacatgcCAGTTGTATACCCCCCAAAAAGACCACACTAGATTTCTAATCACTTGTTCACATAAATAAGACCCACAAACTGAAGTATATTTGCCTGCTAGCTCAGTGGCATTTCTGTGTTCATCAAAGGCTCATCTGTCTAACACCATGTCCTCTTTAGATTGCTTGGACAGGCTCTGTTCTCCTGATCATgcaattgtttctttctttgttggaTTGCTGGGACGTTGCTGAGGAGCAGTTTGCTCTCCATCTCCCCATAGACAGGCTAGCACGAATGCACAGGAACTCCATACTAACAGCATGTATCTTGCAGATGGTACCCTTCCCTTTTGTACCCAACATCCAGAGCTCAGTGTTAACTCCTCCTCTGTCTTAGGACCAATAAAACTGACAGCTGGCTTTCTAGGGTACATAACAGCTTCCGTGCAGCTGCTTAGCcataattatttaattagaaGCTGCCAACTGTGCCCATATAAGCATTAATTCATCAAGCTGTTGTGCTTGGGTTAATGGGCTGAAACCATGGGAGGTGCTCTAAAGCAGAGAGTTGACTGCATGCAAAGATACTTTTCACAGAGGAACTCAACTTCTTCCTGGGTTTagggaagaaaaatttaaaagtatgtaCGTATTGACAAACTGCTTAGATCTGAGGAATGAACTCCAAGCAATAAGACTCTTCTAATAATCCAGGGAAAATGCAGAGTCACTTTCCATGAATCAAtatcacagtaaaaaataaacagcaagaaaTTAGTGCATTGCATATGGTGGTTGACAGTTCTGGGGAGAGACTCCTCCTTTCTCTGTTTGCCtgtttttcttccaagttttCCAACAGAAATTTGGGAGACCAAAATCTAACTCTCAATTATTAACAGGTTCAATTCTTACCTCATTTACATTTTCATGTGGACCTAGAATTGATGGTCAACATCAGGCAGTTTTGAGTGAGTGTTTTGTTAATGTAGAACTATGAACAATTAAAAAGTCAACAGGTGTTTGTATGTGTTTAAGAGGGAGGTGAGAAATGTGTTAGTCTACATCACTCACACACCAAAGTATGATATGTGAGAGATACTATGGATTATGATTCACTTATCTTCAACTAAAGAGTTAATGTGAGTTATATAGGAACATGGAAAAGAAACATCTATCCTAGGATTGTCTCACAAAGTATTTTAGATATGTCCTTTGttttagtttaaaacaacaagaaggtatattttctcctttcctaccCATCTGGCtaaataattacttttcttttcaagCATTATATAGGAGTGATAtcacaaatattagaaaatgccTTTTTGATTCACCTCTAAAGTAAAATGAGAGCTAAGtaatttggaaaagagaaatcCTGATTTTGAACTAGATACTCAATAACCATTCACACCACTTAGGAACAAAATCATAGATTCATGGAAATAAATGAACCCCTTATTTCTAGAGCCATCTTCTAATGCCTGAGAGAGTGGGAAGATTGTTCTTGGTTGGAGAGAATTATGCACATTTCTTTAAGCCTACTCATGAGTGAGTTCAGATGAATGGCTGAAAGCCCTAAGATTTAAAGGCATTTGCCTCTAATAAAACTGTGATAACATGACCACAAGTGGGGAGTTTAATTTGCAGGACACTTACTCCAAAAATATTTACCCTGAATGTTGTGAATTATAGAAACAGGCACTGATTCATCACCTTTCCAACAAATTGCAGCTTATATgtgcattttaatctttttctctttgcctcattTCCTTAAATTTAAAGAGTTGCTTCCACAGAAGTCCCTAAATTACTTTTATACACAGTATATATCGTCGGGGTTGTTGATTAAGATAGGTTACTGAGAAAAAGTAACCAAGTAATCAAGAAATTACTTCCCACTTAGGATTCCGCTGCATGACCTTGTATTGGGAAGAAACATATGGTCTGGCCACTGTGAATGATTTAACCAAGGTTTACCTTAAGTGCTTCAATAAGAGGATGTGCTTTCCTAGGAAAACAGGTGGAAATGCATCTATCCTGAAATGATTCTAGCTCTTTTATCATGGTTACTCAAAAGATAccaatacaggttgagcatccctaatacaaaaatctgaaatttgaaattttccaaaatccaACATGTTTCGAGGGCCAACATgataccacaagtggaaaattccacgtataagtgcacaaaattattaaaaatattgaatacgATTACTTTCAGGCCATATTTATAAGGTGTataaatcttattaaaaaaaccttattaaaaaatcccaaatgTGACACACTTCTGGCCCTGACCATTTTGCATGAGGGATATTTAAACTGTAATAAGTTCAATTTTTATTACCTGTGGAGATATCGCATTGGCTCACTCAAAATGAAACATTGGATAGTGTAGCCCAAACTGTGAGGTATGTCCAGTTTGGTCTCTCCCACCACCTGCATCTCTTTCTGTGACTTTTTTCTGTCCTCTCATCTCAGATGCTCCCCCATCCTCCTGTTTGAGTCACTCTTGCTCTCAAGATCTTTCCCCTGTGCCACAATGAAAACTTGCTGTCAGGAAAAATTCTGCTCTGTCATTATActtaaaatgctttcaaaatatgGTGTTACTCTTCCTGGGGGTATTTGTACATAAGAGCACTCTTAATAGTTGAGGATCAGGCAACCTTTTACCCTGAAGGAAATGTTCTTATGACTGAAAGcttcttaatttataatttaaaagaagtaCAATCTAAGTATAAGGCTTCTTCATGAAGTCAAACCCACACTCAGAAAGATACTGGTTGGTAACAGCAATGATCAAGCATAGGAATAgcagatataattttttcttatgtctTGAAGATGCTGTGCGCTGAGAATTGGGCTGGATATAACAGTGATACAAGCACattggtaaaatattttattacactgTTTTCACTTCCATGCCAAACAAGATCTGTTACCTGAGCCCAATCCCTCGTGGGAGGcgattaaaataatttcttcctggGTCTGTGGCATCACTGAATGAATTTGGCAGCAAAAGAAGCCTCAGTGTGTGGGCTGAAAGGGAAGGCATCTTAGGTTGCCTCCAAGGGTCTTAGATAAGTTAAAAAAGTAAGTATGATTGGAAAGAGAAGACCAAATGTTCTTGACAGCCTAATGAGGTTTGGagcttatcaaaaaaattagaaatgtaagTAGCTGAGAATGTGCCACAAAGCTCCATTTGGAACACCTCCAAACACAAAATGCAGAAAGGAGTGACTATGCATAAAAGGATTGCCAGTCCGATGCACAGAAAAAAAGTTCTCCAGAAATTGATAGATGAATGCTCAGTTTCTGCATCATAATTCACTGTTGCTCTTTTTCTTTGGTCTTTGTGATGGCTTTCAATACTCAAATACTGTATTTCTTGGCAagtcagttaatttttttttactacagaaattttcaaatgcaTTCAGAGGTAGAGACAATAGTTTACTGAACTTTTATGTAGCCAATATCCAGCTCTAATAATTAATTACAATTACCATTACAAGACCAATCTTGTTTCAGCTGTAGCCCTACTTACTTCCCCTCCTGTCCtcactggattattttgaagcaaatctcagacatcaATCATTTCATTCGTTCACAAATCCCATGGtatatgtttctaaaatataatgaatttttcaaataatctACTACCATCATCACATATAATGTTGATAATTCTTTAACATCATTAAATATCTAGCCAGTGTTCAAACTTCCCTGATTTTCTTACAATGTTTTCTTAAAGTTGGTTTACTTGAGTCAAGATCCAAATGAAGTCCATCATTATATTTCgttactgtttcttttttctctctttcataatgtaaaaaatattgaTGTAACTTATAAGCAAGAAAGTGGTGAAATATATatcttaagtctcttttaataccttgctccttccttcccctcttcctctcaccttccctcccacccgccctctctctccccccaaccctttccatctctatttttcattctttcttcttcttttttttaaacaatttatttttctcatgaaacCCAGTTGCTTATAATGTTGGTTATCCTGCATTCTGGGTTTTGCTGATCCGTCTCTATGATCTCTGTGATGTTATGAACACTTTTTTCTCTCCCATCCCTATGATTTTCGTAAGCTTGTTAGATGTAGACTGTAGATTCTAGAGGCTTAATCAGATCCAGTTTCAGTATTTCTGACAAGAAATCTTCACAAGTGATCCAAGTTCATTTTCAATTTGTATTGGTGGATTCAACTGCCGTATGTTATAGAGACAAGGTaaggacttttttttattgttagctTTTTCATATTCATCATATGAATAAATAGCAATTGAAGCCTATCTTTCCAGTGTCCAAGTTAATTCCGATGCCAAAGCAGGAAATAAAAGAGGCccctaattttcttttcagtcatTTAAGACCTGGTATCCCGCTGCATTAAACTGGCCGACCGTTAGGGGTCTTGTTGACAGTGAGAGGGCATCATTTGGGTGGGAAAGTTTGCCTTCTGGCTATTCTAATTGTACATTTGAGAATCCTTGGATTCTTTCAACTGTGCTGAAGCTCCACTGAACTCCCCATCTGTGATTCCCAAACCTCTGTTCTCCCCGTGTTTCTTATCTTGGTAAATGGCATGATTCCTCACCCAGTTCCCaaggagggaaaaacaaacaaacaaacaaaaaaacctaggtGGCATTCCTGACTCTTCCTTCTCCACAGCCACTTTCTCCAATCTGTACAAGTCCTTTTGGTTCTTCTCCTTCAACTCTCGCAAGTCCatcctcttcttcccttctccacCGATGCTAGCTTTGTCCAGGCCACCAGTATTACTTTCTGATGCTACTGCAAAGAAATCGAAattgtcctccccaccccatatCCAGTATTTTCCTCTTTGGGTCTGTTCTCCCTGCTGCACACATGATGAGATTTCCAAAATGTGAGTCTGACCGTGTCACTCCTCTTCTTACATTTCTTCATTGCATTACAACTGCTCTTATAAACACGACTCCTTAACACTGAATCACAGCCCTTTATGAAGTGACCTCTGCTTCTCTCCTGCTTTGATGAACTAAATACTTCAGTTCCCGATCTGGAGGTGGCTTTTTCTGGGAAGCCTTTCCTAGTCCACCATACCTGGACTAGGTACCCCTTATCTTTGCCTCTTAGGACCCTCTTTTCCTCCATCCTAGcacaaataaaatgcattatacTTGTTTATTTAACTGCCTCTCCAACTGTAAGCTTTGTGAAGATGGGAACTATGTCTATCAAATTCATCATAATACCTGttacagtacctggcacaaataTAGGTTCAGTATTCTATAAatatctccatatatatatacacacaaagaagTGCCTACTGCAATATTCTGTTATGGTCATAGATGCCACGGTCTTGAATATACCTACCATTGTATTATCTCTTAAGAGAAGAACTAGAGAGCAGTGATGGTGTGTGTGAGTGCTGCtt is from Eulemur rufifrons isolate Redbay chromosome 10, OSU_ERuf_1, whole genome shotgun sequence and encodes:
- the KCTD16 gene encoding BTB/POZ domain-containing protein KCTD16, with translation MALSGNCSRYYPREQGATVPNSFPEVVELNVGGQVYFTRHSTLVSIPHSLLWKMFSPKRDMANDLAKDSKGRFFIDRDGFLFRYILDYLRDRQVVLPDHFPEKGRLKREAEYFQLPDLVKLLTPDEIKQSPEEFCHSDFEDASQGSDTRICPPSSLLPADRKWGFITVGYRGSCTLGREGQADAKFRRVPRILVCGRISLAKEVFGETLNESRDPDRAPERYTSRFYLKFKHLERAFDMLSECGFHMVACNSSVTASFINQYTDDKIWSSYTEYVFYREPSRWSSSHCDCCCKNGKGDKEGESGTSCNDLSTSSCDSQSEASSPQETVICGPVTRQTNIQTLDRPIKKGPVQLIQQSEMRRKSDLLRTLTSGSRESNMSSKKKAVKEKLSIEEELEKCIQDFLKIKIPDRFPERKHPWQSELLRKYHL